TggcgccagcggtagtaccgctggaccggagcggcagtaccgcgtatcgccacaagcggtagtaccgccgtcccacagcggtactaccgcctatggccataagcggtagtacggctccggttccgcgctggtaccgcctcgactcgagacgtggttttctcgtgtcgggttcagcggCAGTAGTAGCAGCAGTAGGAGCGGTAGTATCGCTCGTGTGCGGTAGTACTGCGGCTACCACCGCCCCTAGTACCGTTGGGCCACGCGGCAGTACCGCTGGCTCCAGCGGTAGTGCCGCTCATACGGCTCTGCCTCGCCCTCTGTTTTGCTCCGCTCTCCGTGTTCTACcgcccgggcggtagtaccgctcccctgagcggtagtaccgctcgtgcgcggattgagcacataacggttggattcggGAGCCCCTAttaaagggggtcttcttccccattcaaccttatctcttgagctcgtgttcttcccccattgttgaccttcttcgagcttgctaactctcaatccctccatggattcttgctagtttttgagggaaaagagagaggagatctagatccacatttccaccaatcactttctcctctatgtgaggggaaccccttggatctagatctttgagttcttggtgttctccttcttgttcttcctctctttttcctccctagcattagttgcttcggtgggatttgagagagaaggacttgggcactccgtgtgcccttgccattgcatttggtgcatcagtttgagttctccacggtgatacgtggaagttacaagttgagaagcttattactcttgggtgcttggtgcccttgagcttgttcctcttgggtgcttgggcgccctagacggttggtggtgttcggagctcaatcattgtggtgtaaagctccgggcaagcgtcggggtctccaattaggttgtggagatcgccccgagcaatttgacgggtaccggtgaccgcccccaagggttgccaaagtgtacgggttcggtgaccgccctcaagggtcccttagtcgaatcacggcatcttgcattgtgcgagggcttgaggagattacggtggccctagtggcttcttggggagcattgtgcctccacaccgctccaaacggagattagcatccgcaagggtgtgaacttcgggatacatcgtcgtctccgcgtgcctcggttatctcttacccgaaccctttacttatgcactttactttgtgatagtcatattgtttcttgtcatatatcttgctatcacttagttgtttatcttgcttagcataagttgctggtgcacataggtgagcctagttgttgtaggttttgtgcttgtcaaattaaccgctaggtttattccgcatttgttcaagcctaaaccgtaattattttaaagcgcctattcaccccccccctctaggcgacatccacgatctttcagccACGCTGTTCTGGTTCGATAGATGGGCTGGAGACTCCCCCTTCACGGCTCGATTCCCTGACCTGTTCTCCATCGCGGTAGATCCGCGGATCTCTGTAGTGGTgcccttattgacttagggcgcCTCGCCTTCTGGCGACCATTTGGATCGGCGGAAACCGACGCGTGGCACGACCTGCTCGACTACATTGCTCTGCACGAGCCAGATCTGGAGATTGGAGAGGACCGCACCAGGTGGCGGCTAGAACCATCTAGACAATTCTCCTCTAAATCTCTCTATCAGGCGATTGCCCCTTCGCCGGGCCACGAAGCTCTCACCACCATCTGGGCGATCCGGCTCCCCTTGAAGATTAGGATCTTCTTGTGGCAATGGATTCGTGGCCGCCTACCTTCTGGCGTCGAGGTACTGAAGCGCAACGGTCCTGGTGATGGGCGGTGCCCGCTCTGCAGGCCTGAAGAGGACACGAACCATATCTTCTTCACCTGCGTGTCCGCGCAGTTCCTCTGGAGTTGTTTCCGCGAATTAGTGGGTGGAAACTGGGACCACAACAACTTCCCCGCTCTGTTCGCCGAACTTCAGGCATTACCACCCGCATCTCGCCACATTAGGTGGTTGACCATCGGTGTGCTTGCCTGGACGTTGTGGACCATTAGGAATAAGCTTGTGATTCAGCATGTCCCTCTTCGTCGCGCTACTGACGCTTTGTTCAAATGGTCTGGTTACTTGCAGctttggcggccgcttagccgcccCAGGGAGAGAGACGCCATCACCTCCATCATCACCCAACTTCGCGCGATGGCTCTCCGGATGGTTCCTCCGCTTCCCCCACCACCTCCAGAGCCGGATTAGATTCTCTCTACCTCGCCGCCACCGCTATTTATGTGTTGTGCGTGCCTCATGTCTGTGTTGGGCTTGTTTTGCTGTGCCCACAGCTGAACCTTGTGTAGTGtttgtgtgcgtgtgtgttgGACCTGGCCTGCGGTGGCGTTGTTTGTCTGTGTTGTGCGGTTGGTACCTTGTTGACTTTGTGCTCGGTggtttgctttatttataaaacGGGGCGAAAGCTTTTTTCAGTATGTGGGACACTTTCTTCTATGTGGAGAGACATGAAAAatggctctcatgcaagagcctaagAAAATTCAATAAATATGAAGAGAGAGACAGAAAAATGATGAAACAAAGTAGTACTCTTATAGCTATAATCTTGTTTTATGAATAACATAAATGGTGATTATATATAACATCCAGTTGGGTATATTATCAACCATGCTTTAAATGATTAAAAGAGTTTCCAAATGCTCTAAATGATTTGTATGAATGACTATAAACTatatatgacatggcaatatcCAACATAGAGCCAGCAGTTGGCTTTTAAACCAGCTCTAAATAATTAAAATAATTTTTAGGTCTAAATAATTAAAATAATTTTTGAATGAAATGCTCTCTTCGGACATGTTGCATGTTCTTGTGCAGCCTACGAGGCATTTGGTAGGCCTAGACTGCATTAAGCCTAACAAAGCTCTGGCAGGCTAAATGCTTAGGTTGTATCAAGCCTAAGCAAGTTTTGACGGGCTAAATGATGAGCTGTTTGGTTGTCTACTTGTAAGTAGAAATTGATTCGCACGAAATTTAAATCACTCTCAGCTAGACTCGTCAGAAACGTATTTACATTACAGAAAGGATGCACAAAGCTATGCCCGCCTTACACTACGGAAAGGGAAAGGATGCACAGAGTCAGGCCCTTCAGAAACAGGGGAGGATGCACACTACAGGGAGGATACGAGCGCTCTCTAGCGTCCAATGTAGGGTGCAACCTAGTATATTCTTGTGCAGCCTAGTGTACACAATTACAATTACTAAGCTCGCTAGCGTACACAATTACTAAGCTCGCTCTCTAGTGTATAAAATTACAAGGCTCGCTCTCCAATGTAGGCTGCAGCCTAGCATGTTCTTATGCATCCTAGAAGCCTAGCGTACACAATTACTAAGCTTTATAGCGTACATTGTGCAACCTGAATACCTCGTTGCCTCAGGCTATTCTTATATACTCCCTCGGTCCCATCCCAAACGAATGTATCTGGAGTAATTACTAAGCTCAGCCAAAATGCCTGGTTGCCACAAGCTATTCTTATATAATTACTAGAGCCTCTAAGAATAGAGGACTTAATTGCTTCACACTATCCTTACAATTGCTAAGGATCAATTCTTTTAGGGCTTATTGCTGGTTGTTGAAATAAGTTGCCTCCTTTCAGTCTGTTTTTTAGCTTATTGCCGGTTGTGGAAATAAATTGCCTCTCTTCATTCCCAAGTTATTCTAGAAGCTCAAACTAAATTTTTATTTAAATGCTTACTAATTAAGGGTTAAATTTTGTTTTAAAGGCTACTAATTAGGGTTAACTGGTAGAGACTTAAAGTAAAATTTTAAATTGAGCCTCTAGAATAAACTATGGACTTTAAGTTTTTATTAAGTAGACCCCAAGGGTCTAGCCAAATCATGTGTCTCACGGGACAGTATAGGAATTAGGAACTGACATTCCAttaaaacacttttcaaataattAAAGAAGATACAATAATTTTAACTTTTTGtgaatttttaaaaatgttcacaatgtttcaaaaaaaaatttgtgTATCTAAACAATGTTCatatttttaaaaatatttgaaagaatattcataaattctaaaaaaaatcacGAGTTTCATAATTGTACTCCCTTCAGTCCTTTTTACTCCGCGCATTAGATTTGCGTCAAACTCAACAAAGTTTGATCAAATTTATACTATAAAATATTAACATCTAAAATACCAAATATATATACTATTGAACTACATTTCATAATGAATCCAACAATATTAATTTGGTATGtgaatgttgatattttttctGTAAGTTTGGTGAAAGTACAGATACGTTGACTTCAAACAAAACTTATATGCGGACTAAAGAGGACCGGATGGAGTACACAATTTTTAAAACTTGATCACTAATTAAATGTTCATTGATTTAAATAAATATTTTTAATTTTAAAAATCTTCATGAATATGAAAAATCTTCACTGTTATAAAAAATGTTCGTAATTTTGAAGAAAAGATTAGGAATTTACAAATGTGTTGAAGAATTTAAATTATGTTCCTGAATTTCCTAAACCATGGGGTAAGCCATGGaatagaaaataagcttaacggACTATTTATACCACAACTACAGGGTATTACAGTTAGGGGTTAGAGTATACAGTTATATATGTGTGTTATACATCTTCGGTGGTCCACATATCATATGTAATAAAATTATATTATTTACTTATTTAAATATTAAATGGGCGAGCCATGAGCAAGAAGTACTATCGTTGCTTCGACCCATGACTAATCAGGTTACCTATGATTTTTCCTATCAATGAAAAATTCGTACACATGCATGGATATTCAAACCCATGAATAAAATTGATATCCTAGTCAACATGCCACAACCCAAAGAGAAATGAGCAAGCTCTTCGCAGACACCTTCAAAAAGGAAAGACAAAGCATGTAGACATTATCATCACTGGCATAAAAACCCAATCGAAGACTTTAAGCATTCACCCATAGCCGTCCACGACTACTACACCAAACCTCGGGAAAAAGCCGACCACGTCAACAGCCAGAATGACAAACCTAAGAAATGACCAATCAAGTTCTAGTGAAGAGGAGGAACCTTCAGGTGCTCCAAGGGAAGagagcaccaccaccaccatcatcgGTACCAATCGATCCCCATCGAAAAACAAGGTTTTTGCCCAGATACCTAAGCCTTCCACCTACCCGAGCCTGGGGGGCCAAGCCACTGCCAATTGAGAGTGAGCCATTGCTTGCATCACACTAAGAGTAGCAGACCATGACAGCCAAATTTGAGTCTTTGTTCGAGCCACAATGACACCATGGAGGCGAGTTCACACAGAGGCACAACACCACCACAACTGAATTGTATAGCCATCACGAACGCCTGAGCACCCACGCCACCACTAGGACCGTTCCCATCCACCCTCGGCCCGCCAAGCCACCTTGTACTTCCACTCTGCGCAGTCATATACCCTGGCGGACTAGCTCCATCGTTGGAGCGAATAGATCGGGTTGGGCCCCGGGGCCAGTGCACATGTGACCATCACCGCAACTGAGCTACCCTGAGGCAGCACCGATCACGCCCACTACATACCATAAAAAATACATGACAGCTATCAGAAAATAAATTATCCTAAACCGAAAAGATAAACTATGTCTAGCTCACCCGCTGAAAGAGTAGATTGGTAACTCACCATCTAAGTTCAAGTTATCCTGAAATTCCATTTCCTACCGTTTTTGTTTTAAGGAAAACCAACACGTTTGGAGTAACTCTAGTAGAGTCGCCATAATGATAACCTCGCATATGGAGCGCATCCCATATGCATAGTGCAAAGTCAGAATCGCCATATTGGCTACCTCCAGAAATCCATGTGGGACCCGTTCATCAATGGCTAGAAGACATCTTCATTCCCCACACCAATGAAGTTTTTCTTTCAACATCTATTTGCACTAAGATTTCAAGAAGGATTACAATTAGGATTTGAACAATTCTCTACTAATTGAAGTACGGGCTCTTCTTCTTGGAAGTGATCTCGTAGGCAGGGAAAGCTTCAGTTGCCCCAATCTTTTTTTCTATTCTATCTTTTTACAGTCTTAGGTGTACCTCTTCTTCTGCGGTATATACTTCTCTCGTTGTATTTTGCAACGCATTGCGTTCTTTACGTATGGTTAGGGCACGCAGAATTGCTGTATTTTCTACTAAtgctcaacaaaataaaaaaaggggGGGAGGGCTCCAATACGAAAAAGCGAAGGCAACCAAAAACCAGACCCAGAACAAATAATTAAAAGCCAGACCAAAAACcaataacaaaaaacatacaagCAGTATAAACATGATTACAGGTCCGCCATAGGCACTAATCAACCCTTCAAAACAGAGTGAGAACGAACAAGATTAATATATTTCTCTGAAGCGTTCATGAAGAGAATATATACGTCATCTTACTAGCACAAGGCACTTCTGACTGCAACTAACAGATCCCTATTAAACTGTAATAATATACACTCTTGGCATCATCAGTAGCACACACGCCTCAAGACAATCCTTGCAAACTCAATGTGGTCAGCAGAGTCATTTCCAGTCTTCAAGGTTCCGAGCAAGTTGGTCAGATTAAAGGTCACCGGTTCTAGCTAGTATGTTTTTTCAGGCAGCTCCCTTTTGCTCATTCAAATTCGCTTCACTCGATGGTGGCGACCGATGAAAACTTCATGGTGAGCTTATTCTATGGTAACAGGTCTAACTGGATTTCAATGGTGAACCTGTAAGGGCAATCAGCACCCTGGCAGAGACTGGGCTGACGTCGCAGCAGATAAGCTCGCATCAGAATCGGGGCAATGCTGCAGGTAGGCCTGATGGTGCGACTGGGTCGATGCTGAAGCTGATAGACTCGTCACCGAGTCGCCACCATCCTGCAGCTGGGTCTGTTGCGGTGACTGGGGCACCATGGTAAATAAGCTCGGCCCTGACTCCGTGCGATGCCTCAGGTAAGGGTACTGCTGCCCTGAAGAGCCAGGATAATAGCTTGGAGACCCGTTCTCGGAACGGGGGATGTGGGGTGAACCTACAAATTGTCCAGAAAATCTGTAACCGAAAGGGGAGACATGTGGTGATGTGTATCTGATGCTGATCGGCGGAGAAAAATGCCCTCCACCCAGGGAGTGCGTGGATGCAAGGTGCGGAGTGTTAGACCATGGCGATGACATGTTTGCAAGGTCTACACTGCTCCTACTTGTACTGATAGCAGGTGAGTTGGAAAAACATCTGCATGGGTTACGGGTGTGGAGGATACTGGAATTGGAGTTAGTGCGGGACATGGACTGCCATGAAGGATGCCGGCTTATTGTCCTTGGAGGAGATGCTGCTACCATTGAACGAAAAGAAGACAAAGCTGTCGATTCAGCTGGTAAGGGAATAGCAGAAGAAAGCAAAGGGGTAGACTCTGATGGAGGGAGATTTGACATTCCAGCATTTGCATCTCGCTTGCATACAGGGCAGAATGTCCTCCATGATGTGAGCCACAGGTCCACGCAAGCAGCATGGAACTCTGTAAGATGAAACAGCCAAGTATCAGTGCACTGGTTGAAAAATAAAGAAGAAAGCTTGAAATAACAGAGGGTTCAGTAGCAGTGCAATACTTAATTTTTAGATCTATATTGTAGAATTCGCAGTGTAGATTTATCTACATTAAGCGACCAGGAAACAAATGAAATCTAGCAAGACCATATTCAATTGAGTTTGTATCTCAAACATACAAAGGGATATTATGTGGAGTTATTGTGATTATGACGTAAGTTTTGATCAATGACACCATCCTCTTGCTACTATTCTGGTAGTAATGCAGCAAGTATATTCTAATTCCCAACTTTAAATCAGCAATGACTAGTAGACAGATTAATCTGGTTGTACATAAATTGCACAGGCATCGAGATCCCAAACCATCAGATCCTATTATGCAATAACTAGAAAATAATTGTGACATTTAAATGTGAGAAGAACATACTGTGACGACAAGGCAGCACCCTTATCTTTTCACCAACACTGTAGTCTTCCAAGCAAATGGCACATGTTGACGAAGTACAATTGTCTTCCTGGACTTTTGTAAAAATAAGACTCGGCATTGCCTTGACTAATTGACTGCTCATTCCATGAAATTCTCGTGCTGCAGGTATTCGAGCCCTGTCCCTTCTCATCTGGTGTCTTCTCACAAAGAAACAAGTGGCCAGAACAGCAGACATAGCAAGCAGTGCTGTGAAAGATATTGCCATGATAGACAAAGCTGAGTTATCACGTGTTGATATTATCCACACCTGAGCATCACTTTGACCTGAATATAGTTTCAACACCTCTCCTGACGTCTTAGAGATGAAGACTCCATATATGTCGATGCCGGATGAGCTTCCAGCCACTGTTAACACTTCCTAGTTAAATACTGTTGAAAATATGTGCACACAATAGATAATATTGGAGAAAACAAAAGGCTATTGAAAAAAGCACATGTCAATGGTCATAACATTTTTATGCCAGATCAAGTTTTACAATTGATTTCTGCTTCTTCTTTTCTTAGCGAGGTGTAGTCTGAAAAAGGTCGCAGGTGCGTCTAACCATTTAAATTTCATGACACAGGATTAGATATTTGTATACCTACTTGTTATTCCTCTGACCTCTCTAATGTTTAGCTACCAAAGCATCATGAATCACCCATCTTATATGCGGTGATCATGAGCGACACGTTATTAAAGATATACAGACTAAAAGAAAAACAAATGATATCAGGACCAAAAGGAGAAGTGAAGGAACATTACTTGAAACAAGGACACCGTTGTCTTTGTTATCATACACTATCACAGCCTTGAATCCGGCATCCTGAGCATTTCTAACTTTATCATCAAATTGGCAGCCGCCTCTTAAAATCAACGCAAATGGTGATGCAGGCCCTTCGACTGCTTTCTTTGTCAGAGGACTGCAAGCATCAAGAGGTTCGACGGTGTAAATTACACCGTTTAAACCTGAACCTTTCACTTCTGGAGCTGCAAAATGTTCAAATACCAATAAGTTCTTCGTTAACACATATAGATTGGGTCAAGCAGCATCAACTTAGCTTTGCACATTATAAAGCATGTGGAAATTGCCATACAAGAGGTAATAACATTATAAAGCATGTGCAAATTGTCATACAAGAAGTAATAAAATCAGCACTGACAAAAACTAGTCTAACTACCAGGATGCAGGGCAAGCAATCAGTCCATTCATCGGTGATGACTCAAATTATGGATTTAGAATAATAAAAACAAATGTACAGTAACAACGAAAC
This sequence is a window from Aegilops tauschii subsp. strangulata cultivar AL8/78 chromosome 7, Aet v6.0, whole genome shotgun sequence. Protein-coding genes within it:
- the LOC109763578 gene encoding receptor homology region, transmembrane domain- and RING domain-containing protein 2; translated protein: MNRARRGGRLFPLWLCAVVCLMARPGACSVVLMANNTTLSFSDVEATFTPEVKGSGLNGVIYTVEPLDACSPLTKKAVEGPASPFALILRGGCQFDDKVRNAQDAGFKAVIVYDNKDNGVLVSMAGSSSGIDIYGVFISKTSGEVLKLYSGQSDAQVWIISTRDNSALSIMAISFTALLAMSAVLATCFFVRRHQMRRDRARIPAAREFHGMSSQLVKAMPSLIFTKVQEDNCTSSTCAICLEDYSVGEKIRVLPCRHKFHAACVDLWLTSWRTFCPVCKRDANAGMSNLPPSESTPLLSSAIPLPAESTALSSFRSMVAASPPRTISRHPSWQSMSRTNSNSSILHTRNPCRCFSNSPAISTSRSSVDLANMSSPWSNTPHLASTHSLGGGHFSPPISIRYTSPHVSPFGYRFSGQFVGSPHIPRSENGSPSYYPGSSGQQYPYLRHRTESGPSLFTMVPQSPQQTQLQDGGDSVTSLSASASTQSHHQAYLQHCPDSDASLSAATSAQSLPGC